The DNA sequence GCCCGAAACGGACCACCTCGTCGTCGACGAGGCGCATCGGCTCGAGGATGTCGCGACCGACGCGTTCGGCCTCGCGCTCGAGGACCGTGGCCTGCGGCGCGCGCTCGAGCGACTTTCGCACACACCCGCGGTCACGGCGGCCCTTCGCGACGACCGTGCCCTCGTCGCCGAGGAGCTGCGTCGTGAGATCGCGTCGGCGCACGAGCGCGGTGGTGAGGTCTTCGCCGCGCTCGCCGCGGTGCTCGAGCCACTCGGCCCGACCGAGGACAAGCTGCGCGTCACTGCTGGCGTGCGAGCGAGCGACGAGCGCTGGCTGCCGGTCGAGCTCGCATCGGAGCGTCTGGGCGATGCGCTCGCAGCGATCGCCGTCGTCGCGGAGCGACTCAGATCGGTCACGAGCGACGAGGATGAGGAGGCTGATCTCGCGTCAGCCCTCGGCGAGCTCGGCGGAGTCCAGCTGGCGCTGTCGCGCGGCGTGCACCAGCCGCGGAGCGGCGACATCGTGTGGATCGAGCGCGCATCGAACGGCGCGGTGTCGCTGCGCGTCGCGCAGTCGTATCTCGGCGATGCGATCCACCGCGGACTGGTCAAGCCGCGCCGCTCGGCCGTCTTCACATCGGCGACGCTGGCGGTCGCGGGCTCGTTCGGCTTCGCGCTCGAACGCTTCGGTCTCACCGACATCGGCGACGCGCGCGCGTTCGGTTCGCCCTTCCGGTACGACGAGCAGGCGATCCTCGTGGTGCCCGACGACGGCCTGCTGCCGTCGGAGCCAGGTTTCGCGGAAGAGACCGCGCAGACGATCACCGAGATCGGCCGCGCCCTCGATGGCCGCACGCTCGCGCTCTTCACCTCGCACGGCGCGATGCGCGACGTCGCGGCGCGCCTCGCGCCGCTGGAGGAGACCGGCATCGCCGTGCTCACACAGGGCATCGACGGCTCGCGTCGCGCGCTCCTCGAGCGCTTCGCCGCCGGACGCGCGGTGCTCCTCGGCACGCAGTCATTCTGGGAAGGCGTTGACCTACCGGGCGATCTCCTGCGCTGCGTCGTCATCGCGAGGCTGCCCTTCGCCGTGCCGGACGACCCTCTCGTTCAGGGCCGCGCGGAGCGCTACGAGGATCCGTTCGCGGAGTTCCAGGTCCCGCAGGCCGCGCTCCGCCTGCGGCAGGGCTTCGGCCGGCTCATCCGCACGCGTACCGATCGCGGCGCGGTCGTGCTCCTCGATCGGCGCGTGGTCATGCGCGAGTACGGCGCCCGCATGCTTGCGTCGCTCCCTGACGCGCGCCTCCACCGGGTGCCGCGCGATGACGTCGCCGCAACTGTGGCTGTGTTCTGCAAGAGCTAGCGCGGTTGGAAGAGCTCGATGACGTTCACGCCCATCGCGCGCAGTCGAGCGACTTCGGTCGTGATGTCGTTCACGATGATCTGGAACCGATCCCAGCCACCCGAACCAGGACGGCCGCCATCCGGCATCGGACGTCCCGCTGAGCTGGTCGCGCCGCTCAGGAGTAAGCGAAGATCGCCACGCGTCACGTCGGCGAACGCGGGCGCGGCGTTCGATTTGAGCGTGAAGCCGAGATGTGTCGTGTAAAACGCGACCGCGGCGTCGACGTCGTCGACCATGTAGCGCACGTTGACCTGGCTCATCGGGCGCTCACCATAATCGGCTCGGTGGACGAACGCGCTTCGCAGCTCGTCTCGGCGTGGCTCATCGGGCTGTCGCCTGAAGGGCGGCGCACGCTGTACACGCTGCTGCACGAGCTCTGCAGCGGCATGGACGTTTCGCGCCACAACCCGTTCGGATTCCTCCGTCTGCGAGCCGAGTTCGAGACGAGCGGGGAGCTCTTTGGCTGCACCATTCCAGAGCTTCGCGACGCCGTCGCCGCGTCGCTCGGCGACGAGCTCCCGCCGCCTGGCCGGCCGCCCAGCGCGCTGGAGTCGCTGCGGGACGAGATCGCCTCCCGGGGTCACCCCGACTTCCGCGGCGTGGAAGGCCGGTAGCCCTAACGAAGGTCGCCCGGGCGTATCAGTCGCCTGCGGCCACCCATCGCAGGGCTTGTCCGCGGGTCCAGCAAACCTATCCTTGCCGGCGGTGGGTGGGTGCCCTGTGTGCCCGCTCAGCATGCAAGGAAAGGAGGTACTCGTGATCGCATTCTTCCGTGACGAAGAGGGTCAGGGCCTTGTCGAATATGCACTCATCATTGTTGTTATCGCCATCGCGATCATCATCGCCATGATCTTCCTTCGTGAACAGCTCCAGAACATCTTCAGCAACATCGGCAACAACCTGACCTAAATCGCAACGTCGCAATGAAACGAGCGGCCCGGGAAACCGGGCCGCTCGTCTTTGAGGGGGGTTGCAGGGGGTTCTCCCCCTGCGATGAACGGGAAACCGGGCCGCTCGTCTTACGAGGGGGTTGCAGGGGGTTCTCCCCCTGCGATGAACGGGAAACCGGGCCGCTCGTTTTCATGAGGGAGGTTGCAGGGGGTTCTCCCCCTGCGATGAGGCGGGCCGCTCGTGTTTTCCCGTACAATGATGTCGGATCGAGCGTGTCGCTCGATATCACGCACGCCTTCCCGATCGCGTAGGGCCCTCGCTCCCCGTGCCCGCGGCGCGGCGGCGACCTGAAGCGAGTTGACGGAGGCGGAGGAAAAAGGGAGGCCGGCGTGGCCGTTGTCACCATGAAGCAGCTGCTCGAGTCCGGGGTCCACTTCGGACATCAAGCGCGCCGCTGGAACCCAAAGATGAAGCGCTTCATCTTCATGGAGCGGAACGGGATCCACATCATCGACCTGCAGCAGACGCTGACGCGCGTCGAAGAGGCGTATGCGTTCGTCCGTGATCTGGCCGGCGACGGCGGGCAGGTCCTCTTCGTCGGGACGAAGAAGCAGGCCCAGGAGTCGATCGCCGAGGAGGCGAAGCGCGCTGGCATGCACTTCGTCAACCAGCGCTGGCTGGGCGGCTTCCTGACCAACTTCGTCACGATCCAGAAGCGCATCAACCGGCTCAACGAGCTTCACGAGCGCAAGGAGCGCGGCGACTTCGCGACGATGCCGAAGAAGGACGCCC is a window from the Candidatus Limnocylindria bacterium genome containing:
- a CDS encoding helicase C-terminal domain-containing protein, whose translation is METTGFDPESDRVIEIGAVRVRLEEDGSATLGERFSTFVDPGVDVGPAITRLTGIRDGDLVGAPALESVTGRIASLIGGSPVAGHNIGFDLAFLERAALGPFERLDTAELASILMPSAPTYALQALAADAGIHPESAHRALDDALTCAAVLADLGRRARVLPLAVLEEVQAYATLLGSAYTAFFDGALRGAVRGAWEPSRLATPPRAQRSGLTGAAITVDAVFSPDGPLARGLAGYEDRPQQRALAGAIEGAFRDGGALLAEAGTGVGKSLAYLVPAIGRALSGERVIVSTHTLPLQDQLVRKDLPALQEALGSMVEVAVLKGRSNYLCPRRWQSFRGVVATRDEARLLMKTLVWRTATLTGDRAELNLLGSESDLWGRVSADDETCDARRCARVAGGCYLQRAREAAARAGIVVTNHALLLQDARMRGALLPETDHLVVDEAHRLEDVATDAFGLALEDRGLRRALERLSHTPAVTAALRDDRALVAEELRREIASAHERGGEVFAALAAVLEPLGPTEDKLRVTAGVRASDERWLPVELASERLGDALAAIAVVAERLRSVTSDEDEEADLASALGELGGVQLALSRGVHQPRSGDIVWIERASNGAVSLRVAQSYLGDAIHRGLVKPRRSAVFTSATLAVAGSFGFALERFGLTDIGDARAFGSPFRYDEQAILVVPDDGLLPSEPGFAEETAQTITEIGRALDGRTLALFTSHGAMRDVAARLAPLEETGIAVLTQGIDGSRRALLERFAAGRAVLLGTQSFWEGVDLPGDLLRCVVIARLPFAVPDDPLVQGRAERYEDPFAEFQVPQAALRLRQGFGRLIRTRTDRGAVVLLDRRVVMREYGARMLASLPDARLHRVPRDDVAATVAVFCKS
- a CDS encoding Flp family type IVb pilin, translating into MIAFFRDEEGQGLVEYALIIVVIAIAIIIAMIFLREQLQNIFSNIGNNLT